From the Pecten maximus unplaced genomic scaffold, xPecMax1.1, whole genome shotgun sequence genome, the window GAAGGGAAAATAacatattatttgttttattatcaacCGCACTCACACGGATGTTGTAATACTTATTATTCACCATtgcaatatattacaatagtaatcaaaatattacaacaacaaaaaaaaagaaaaaaaaaaaaaaaaaaaaacgtttgggcattttatacaaaaagccgtgtgtgtgtgtgtgtgtgtgtgtgtgtgtgtgtgtgtattttaattatatatacgtAATAATCCACGGCAGTCGATGATTCCTGGAATTGTTGCCAGTCATACTAGATTAATGATGAGTGTACTTCATATATCTAAATAAAGACCGAGGTGACCCGCAAAACAGAACTTATATAGGTTTGTACCAAATATGAATGATACTGTGTTTACAATGCCTGCCAGCCTATTAATTCCAAATAGCCAAGTTTACAGTTAGAGATATATATTAGATACATTTATACTATTATTATggtattgataaaatatactaaaatatagAGCCCCTATACATATCATACATTGATACTGCGAATATCTAAACAAATAATTACAAACTTTGTATCCATGGTAcacatatattttgttatttgagTCTGGAAAGCGATCATGCAGCAGTTTGAGAGTAGAACACTCGGCAAAGTTTTACTATCTAGCCATGAACTTATCATAGTATCAAATATAAACACGCctctttatttcattatcaattcaGATAACCTAAATGGTtggtgaaaatattgatatacttCGTTCAAGCTCAGGTACTGCGTTCAAATTCACTTCTGAATTTTTGtcaattattttaatgattaaatatgtGACTAAAACTAGTCGTGTTCTTCTGAGTGTGGAAGTGGGACAGAGATGGCCGATTAGTTAAGGTGCcccaacactttaacactagctctacctctgggttgcgagtggggcagttgccaggtactgaccgtaggccaatggtttttctccgggtactctggctttcctccacctccaaaacctggcacgtccttaaatgacactggctgttcaataggacgttaaataaaataaacttaacCAAAGTGTGGAAGTAGCGTATATGATAAGATGGTCGGACATTTTAAAGATTAATTGATAAACTAGTACTCTATCATTCGACAAAGATCACCAAGTACGTTCGCAAATAGTTGTAATCGATATCGCTTTGTCGTACTTTTTCATGAGTTACCGTTCCTGTCATCATTAACTCAGTGATTAGTAGTTACATCAACGCTTGACAGATAATTACAGTTAGTAAGTCCCTACACAgtgtaattttataaataaaccCGACTGCTAAGCCCAAtcataatcaatattttatactGTGTACGAGTATAGCTCTTATAACCCTCTTGTATTGATTCATGactattttaaagttttatcaTGATTACATGTGAAACATTGCAGAGTTTGCTCGGTGTTGCGTTTGATGTTGTTTGCTATACAGTACAAAATGTCTTTCGTTAAAATGATATTctatgtattatatttttttatttcaggaaATCTTTCCCTTAACAAATCAACAACACAAAGCAGCAATTATAGTGTAAACGAACATTCTCCAATTGTACACACATCTGGGAATGCTGTGGATGGCAAAACGAGTCAACAGTTGGACCAGAAGTCGTGTGTACATCAGGCTTTGGGACAAACACAAGTATGGTGGAGAGTAGACCTACAGAAAGAAGTCACCATAGAAAACGTCGAGATATATTATAGAGAAGAATATGTTTGGAGTAGGattgtgtttttattcaaattgatttaaaatgcTGGCCAGTAATATTCGTATTACATAGGTCTATGACAGAGAAATAACTAAGTGATTGTGTTTGTAACTGAAATGAAGCTTAACTTTTGTGTACTGCGTATATCTACTTTCAATCAGTATGGGAATTCAgaattcagttttattttgtttgtgtatcaATCCTCATCATGGTTACAAATGTAAATCATCGAAGCAAACTTTAATGATAAGAACATGACAATTAGAATTAAGTAATATCATTCTTACAcctatttattttaatatccTCACACCATCTATAGACTAAATAGTATCTCGTATGTCATCCTATAAGGACCTGATAATTGTTCTGTCCCCACCACAATCTCTTTGTTGGTTTGGGTCTTTGTAAAGTGTTTAATGCGATCATTACAGCCTTCGATAATCAAACGAGTTTAGAGTTCTAAagaaaagttttattttatttacagctGGATGGAAAATCGATTTGCTGGATACGAGGTGTATCTTTCAAACACAACCGTGAGACGTCGTGAAGATCGCTGTTTCATCGATGTATCACAGAGTGTCGACGACATCCAAAGTCATGTCAACCACCGTGAATGTAATGGTACAGCACAGTACGTGACGATATACAACCACAGGGAATCACCTAAACGACAATCGTGGTATAGTGATGACGCCCTTCTGGAACTGTGTGAAGTAAAGGTGTATGGTAAATAGTctgttaattattataaaaacataAGTATTTACAAAAGCTTGGTCCACTCATGACCACTAGATCCGCACAAACTTCTGTTATTTGATGTAGGTTACTTACGTAAATTGTAGACGTTGATTATgacaatttgaaaaataataaaaataaaaaaaacaacttgaCGAGGTCTTTGTTAAGAGAAAACAGCAGTATAACTACGACGAGACTGTTTGACATAGTTTCAGTGAATAACACATATAACtatgtcacattacataaaaaTACACAGAAAACCGTTATCCTTAAAAGGTTAAATAAAGCAATGAATCCTATCCATATAGTATTGAGCGCTTGTTACATAGTACTATGCTACATTGTAGTCATTTTTGTCGCTTTTATGCAATGCTACGTCACGAACCCGAGCAAACATTAAGTAAAAAATCCAAAGAGAAAAAGGCTAGAAAAAAAGCGTAATTTAgatatgttatgtatataacaaataaacaaaaaataaacaaaacgtCATTTCATTGTGGTTTATAAAAATCTTCTACATAGATACGTATTTGAACCAAATATGAAATAGAAACTATTCAAGTTAACTGATATTAGGGATGGTTTTACGTTTTGTTAGATAATGTTTAGATAAAGTGAACTGAAAATCTGTCATTGAAATGTCAGTCAGCACAATTATCCATAACACACTGACAGTATTCCAAGGGAGGTTATCAAAGAAATAACTCTGAATATAGATATCCACTCAAAACATAAATCACATAGAGACCTCCTTATTCCATTAATCTTCACAAATAAGATAAATGAAATAGCACCAGCATTTGATGCATTCATAACTGGATATTATAAAATTTATAGAGAATCCTTCTATGTATTTTACCAGGttaaataatgtattgtctTTACAAAGTATAGATATCACATGGAAAGTCCCGTTAATCCTTCTTGAATTAATATCATGTCCGAGAGAAATGTTTCCCCTGGTTAAACAATGTATAATCTTTACAAAGTATAGATAGCACATAAACACATAAAGTAAGTTAAATGTATCATAAACGAAGTTAGATATATCATAAGAAAACTATAATATTGCTAATTATGTTACAGGATGTGAAGTAGGGAAATACGGATCTGGAAACTGTGACCAAACCTGTCCCTCCAGTTGTCGGGGCGGCCTGTGTAACCCCAGTTCTGGACATTGTTTAGGTATTATATgcagatatttgttttaattctgtTGTGATATTCAACTTTTATCTAAtgatatcgaaaaaaaaaatctacactATTTTCATGATAAAGATAAATATCATTGAGGTAACAGTAGAACGTAGAAAACTCCTGCTGGATTATGGGATCATATTAGGTATTCTACCAATGTGTTTCTGTATTGTTAGGGCTATAAACATACTGTTTATTCAGCAAATATCGAAAAATAAAAACGTATTGATAATAAAGTAATTCTGTTAGCACGCATACTTCTTCCTCCTAAGAGCGAAGGAACATGATGGATCCTGTGTCACATTGGGACTTGATGAAATGTTTCATGAAATCAATCTGTTAAACACTTATTATTGTTATGATCTGCTCCCTACATCGTACTAATGGGTAAATATGACATTAAAAAAACTAACAAATTTAATCTCGCTATGTTATTGTATTCGATATCTAGCGAACAAGGCGGGT encodes:
- the LOC117319204 gene encoding scavenger receptor class F member 2-like produces the protein MENRFAGYEVYLSNTTVRRREDRCFIDVSQSVDDIQSHVNHRECNGTAQYVTIYNHRESPKRQSWYSDDALLELCEVKVYGCEVGKYGSGNCDQTCPSSCRGGLCNPSSGHCLDCQDGYYGNRCESECSNTCGSNVCEKVTGDCTDCQDGFYGLRCSIQCPANCGSNVCGKDNGYCTAHPGITPLRLSEPLLVPSST